The proteins below come from a single Benincasa hispida cultivar B227 chromosome 4, ASM972705v1, whole genome shotgun sequence genomic window:
- the LOC120075519 gene encoding uncharacterized protein LOC120075519, producing the protein MKDWALKLDDALWAYKWLLKLRLAIKKLNFDLQIVGKHKLLQLNEMEEFQNQAYENSKIYKECTVKWHDNRIVPRAFLPGKLKSRWFGPFVIKDVTPYGAVELHGKDGTKFKENLENLENFENELILVRKNAETD; encoded by the exons ATGAAGGATTGGGCGTTAAAGCTTGATGATGCTTTGTGGGCATATAAGTGGCTTTTAAAACTCCGATTG GCTATTAAGAAGCTGAATTTCGATCTCCAAATAGTTGGGAAGCACAAATTGCTGCAACTTAATGAGATGGAGGAGTTCCAGAATCAAGCATATGAGAATTCTAAGATTTATAAGGAATGCACGGTAAAATGGCATGATAATCGGATTGTACCTAGAGCTTTTCTACCTG GAAAACTTAAGTCTCGATGGTTCGGACCGTTCGTAATCAAGGATGTTACTCCTTATGGTGCAGTGGAGCTACATGGTAAGGATGGAACAAAATTCAAG gaaaatttggaaaatcttgaaaattttgaaaacgagTTGATTTTGGTTAGGAAGAATGCTGAGACTGATTGA